CGGTCACGGTGAAGTCGGTGCGATAGCCGGGATGGATGCGACCGAACTCGTTTCCTCTGCCGACGGCGCGCCACGGATTGATCGTATAGGCCGTCAGGGCTTCGTCCAGCGTCAGCGTCTGCGAGGGATCGTACTTGAGCGGCGAGCCGTCGTCGTCGCAGCGGCACACTGCATTCCAGATGCCGATCCACATGTTCTCCAGTTCCATCGGCGCGTCGGTGCTGCCCACGACAAGCAACCCCGTGTCCCAGAGCGCGCGGAAGGGATACGCGTCGAGGGCGCGCTGCGCGCCGAGGCGCAACGGCGCCATGACGCGATCGGTGTAGCATTGACAAGGCTGCAGGTCGAGCACGACGCCAAGGCGGGCGAGTCGTTCGCGCAGGTCTTTGGGACAGCAGATCACGTGCACGAAGCGATACGGCAGTCGCGGCCGTCCCTCTTCCCCGATGACGCGTTCCACGGCGCCGGCGGCCTGTTCGACGGCCGCGTCGCCGATCATGTGCGCCTGCACCTGAATGCCGCGGCGGTGAGCCGCGCGGATCAGCCGATCAAGCTCTTCGTCGGTGTGATTGGGTACGCCGCGGCTCCCGGGCATGTCGTCGAAGGGCTCGCGCATGGCGCAGGTGTGTCCGCCCAGCGTGCCGTCCATGAAGATCTTCAGGCCGCCGTACATGATCTGATCGTTGCCGATGCCGGAGCGGAAGGTGAACTCCGGCAGCCGGTCGTGATAGCAGATCACGCGCACGGGCAGTTTGCCCCGCTCGTACAGATTCTGCCAGGTGAAGATTTCCTCGCCGAGAGCGTATTTGGGCGCGTCGCAGGCATGCCCGCACGTGACGCCCCGAGAGGCCATGCACAGCGCGGCTTCCTCCATCGCGTCCGTAAGCTTTTGCGGCGTCTCGTATTCCGCTGCCACCGCTTCGATGATGGGAGCTGCGCCGCCTTCGGTCATGACGCCGGTGACTTCGCCCCTTTCGTCGCTCAGCACGTAAGGATCGGCGCTGTTCCACAGGCCGCTTTCCTTCATGGCGCGGGTGTTGGCGATGTGGCGATGGCCGCAGTAACGGCTCATCACGACGGGATGGTCGAAGTTGAAAGAGTCAAGCCATTCCCGCGTCGGCGGCGTCGTGTCGGCCCAGGCCATCTCGTTGAAGTTAATGGCGCGGATCCATGCGCCGGGCTTGAGCTGCGCCGCTTTTTTGCGAAGCATCTCGCCGGCTTCCGCAAGAGATTTGACCGACAGCAGGTCGACGTAGAGACGTTGACGGGCAAAAGCGGTCAGATGCAGATGCCCGTCGCTCATGCCGGGCATGACCATGTTGGCGCCATAATCCTCCACGTCTGCGCCGGGACAGGCAGCGCGAGCGCTGGCCCAATCGCCCACGTAAACGAAACGACCGTTCTCGACTGCCGTCGCCTCGGCCCAAGGGCGGTCTTTGCATCCCGTCCAGATCTTGCCGCGAATCACAAGGCTTTTCATATTCTGCGCCCCGCCTTTCCTTCGATTTTCTGTTTTGGTCCTGCAGAAAACGCATACGAATTTCAGCCGACATCACATAAGCAATCGACGCAAAATTCTGTCTCGTCGGATATTTATTATAATTCAGTATTGTATACGTCTTTGCGTTTTTTCATCTGCCCAAAATCACTCATTTGTTCCCATCCGATGAGACAAAATTACAGCAATAAAATGCAAAAATCGTATTTTGCAAAAATTTAGCTGCGATATATCTCGAAAAATCCGCACAGAAACGGCTCGCGGCGATGTGGTGTATAATTGTGAAGATCGTTCCGACAGCGACGGGAGTCAACGGCCGACCGTCCATTCAGCCCAGCTTGCAGGAGGCTCTGAAAATGAAAGAACCGGAAGCTTACGCCCCGACTGCCGCGGATTTCGTCTACCGACATCTGCGCGCCCAGATCTTCGCCAAAAAGCGCCAGCCCGGCGACCGGCTCACCGAGGAGGCGATCGCCCAGGAGCTCGACGTCAGCCGCACGCCCGTGCGCGAGGCGATCCGCCGCCTCACCGCCGAGGGATTGGCGACGCTGATCCCCAACGCCGGCGCCCGTCTGGCCAATCCGACCAAGAAAGAAATCATGGATACCTACGAGCTGCGCGAATATTTGGAGTGTCTGGCGGCGCGCAAGGCGGCTCTCAACATCACGGGCGCGCAGGCGAACACGCTTCAGCAGACGATCGACGAAGAAGAGCAGATTTTCGCCGCCCGCAATTTCGAGGCCTATCTCGACGTGAACAACCGTTTTCACCGCACGCTGGCGGAGTGTTCCGGCAACGCCGTGCTGGCGGAGTTCGTCGGCAATCTGCTGGCGCGCACCTGCGTGTACATGATCTTTTACGATTCGTTCTTCGACATGAGCACCAACCCCAGTCTCGACGAGCACCGCGCCCTGCTCAAGGCGCTGCTGGCGCACGACTCCGACAAGGCGGAGCAGCTCATGAAAGTCCATTTGATGCTGTCGGCCACGTCGCTGAAAAGCAACGAAGGACTGCGCGTTCGCAGCGAATAAACGTAGACCGCCATGAAGAGGACGCGCTACCTTGGAAGGATCGCTCAACCGGTTTTATCGTCTCCGTTAACAGAGTTACCGTTATCTAAACATCAAAGATACAGTTCCGTCGAAAATATGCTATGCTGAACGTACGCAGCTGGAGCCGCAAGGAGAAGAGCCGTAGAAATGCTCGTTCAGGATGCGACGCCTGATCCAAATGGAAGGGAGCGATTTTCATGAGACTGACGTTTTTGGGACATGCCTGTTTTGATCTGTGCGACGGAAAATACCACGTGCTCACCGATCCCTATCTGAGTGGCAACGACCTTGCCGCCGCGAGAGCCGGCGAAGTTCCCGCCGACTTCATCCTCGTCAGCCACTGTCACGGCGACCATCTCGGCGACACGCTGGACATCGCCCGGCGCACGGGGGCGACGGTGGTCGGCGTGGCCGAGCTGCGCGGCATGCTGACGGAGGCGGGGCTGAAAAACTGTCTCGGCAACATCGGCGGCTGGGGGCCGATGCCGTTCGGGCGCGTCAAGCTGCTTCAGGCGATCCACGGCAGCGGCCTGCCGGGAGCGCTGGCCTGCGGCTTTCTGATCGAGATGGGCGGCAAAAAAGTTTATTTCGCCGGCGACACGGCTTTTTACGGCGACATGGCGCTGCTGGCCGAGGAAAAACTGGACGCGGCGCTGCTGCCGATCGGCGATTTCTACACGATGGGGCCGGACGACGCGGCCCGCGCGGCCCGCGCCATCGGCGCGAAGATCACCGTGCCCATGCATTACGACACGTTCCCGGCCATCAGGCAGGATCCGCAGGCGTTCAAGGCGCTCTGCGAGCCGGCCAGCAGGGTCGCGGTGCTGCGGCCCGGCGAATCTCTCGAGCTGTAAACTCTTCCGCGAAAACGTTCTGTCGGCCGGATCCGCGGCGCTCTCTTGCGCTTCGCGGAAGATTGTGTTATCATACCCGTCAATCAAACAGCGCAACTTTTATCAAGAGTCAGGGGAGAGAGTCAGCTCGATGATCCTGCACCAACCTGCCCGCACGGGGAAAGGTGGTCCTGCTGACAGCGATGAGGGGAAGCCTCAAAGAGGGATTTGAGCCGCCTTGCCATCGCAGGGCGGCTTTTTCGTTCTTCCCGGCACGACGCGCGCTTTTCAGGAAGGTGAAATCATGATCCAGCTCCGCGGCATCAAAAAAATCTATCGCGCGCCCGACGGCCGTTCCGTCGAGGCGCTGTCGGGCATCGACCTGGACATCGCCGACGGCGAGATCTTCGGCATCATCGGCCTCTCGGGCGCGGGCAAATCGACGCTGCTGCGCACGATCAACCGCCTCGAAGAACCCAGCGGCGGACAGGTCGCCATCGACGGGCAGGAGATCACGGCGCTCGACGCGGGCGGACTGCGGCTGGCGCGGCGCAAGATCGGCATGATCTTTCAGCACTTCAACCTGCTGGCCTCGCGAACGGTGGCGGGCAACATCGCCTTTCCGCTGGAACTGGAAGGCTGGAAGCCGAAAGACATCAAAGACCGCGTCGCCGAAATGCTCGACGTCGTCGAGCTTTCCGACAAGGCCGGCAGTTACCCGTCGCAGCTTTCTGGCGGGCAGAAGCAGCGCGTCGCCATCGCCCGCGCGCTGGCGAACCGGCCGCACGTGCTGCTCTCCGACGAGGCCACCAGCGCTCTCGATCCCCGCACCACCAAATCGATCCTCGGCCTGCTGGCCGGCATCAACCGTCTCATGGGGCTGACGATCGTCGTCGTCACCCACGAGATGAACGTCATCCGCGAGATCTGCTCGCGCGTGGCCATCATCGAGTCGGGGCGCATCGTCGAGCAGGGAACGGTGAAAGAAATATTCCTGAACCCGCGCTCGAAAACGGCGCGCGAGTTCCTCGCCAAACTGCCGCGCACCGGCTACGACGAAGGCGCGGGACTGCCCCGCGAGAGCGGCAAGCCGGTGGCGGTGCTGACCTTCGACGGCTCGGCGGCGGAAGCGCCCCTGATCTCGCAGACGATCAAGGCCACGGGGGCCGACGTCAACATTCTCGCCGGCGCTATCGACAGCCTCTA
This sequence is a window from Pyramidobacter sp. YE332. Protein-coding genes within it:
- a CDS encoding amidohydrolase, with the translated sequence MKSLVIRGKIWTGCKDRPWAEATAVENGRFVYVGDWASARAACPGADVEDYGANMVMPGMSDGHLHLTAFARQRLYVDLLSVKSLAEAGEMLRKKAAQLKPGAWIRAINFNEMAWADTTPPTREWLDSFNFDHPVVMSRYCGHRHIANTRAMKESGLWNSADPYVLSDERGEVTGVMTEGGAAPIIEAVAAEYETPQKLTDAMEEAALCMASRGVTCGHACDAPKYALGEEIFTWQNLYERGKLPVRVICYHDRLPEFTFRSGIGNDQIMYGGLKIFMDGTLGGHTCAMREPFDDMPGSRGVPNHTDEELDRLIRAAHRRGIQVQAHMIGDAAVEQAAGAVERVIGEEGRPRLPYRFVHVICCPKDLRERLARLGVVLDLQPCQCYTDRVMAPLRLGAQRALDAYPFRALWDTGLLVVGSTDAPMELENMWIGIWNAVCRCDDDGSPLKYDPSQTLTLDEALTAYTINPWRAVGRGNEFGRIHPGYRTDFTVTDGNPFEKPAMELRRTTHLATYLEGRKVWSR
- a CDS encoding GntR family transcriptional regulator, yielding MKEPEAYAPTAADFVYRHLRAQIFAKKRQPGDRLTEEAIAQELDVSRTPVREAIRRLTAEGLATLIPNAGARLANPTKKEIMDTYELREYLECLAARKAALNITGAQANTLQQTIDEEEQIFAARNFEAYLDVNNRFHRTLAECSGNAVLAEFVGNLLARTCVYMIFYDSFFDMSTNPSLDEHRALLKALLAHDSDKAEQLMKVHLMLSATSLKSNEGLRVRSE
- a CDS encoding metal-dependent hydrolase, with the protein product MRLTFLGHACFDLCDGKYHVLTDPYLSGNDLAAARAGEVPADFILVSHCHGDHLGDTLDIARRTGATVVGVAELRGMLTEAGLKNCLGNIGGWGPMPFGRVKLLQAIHGSGLPGALACGFLIEMGGKKVYFAGDTAFYGDMALLAEEKLDAALLPIGDFYTMGPDDAARAARAIGAKITVPMHYDTFPAIRQDPQAFKALCEPASRVAVLRPGESLEL
- a CDS encoding ATP-binding cassette domain-containing protein, with translation MIQLRGIKKIYRAPDGRSVEALSGIDLDIADGEIFGIIGLSGAGKSTLLRTINRLEEPSGGQVAIDGQEITALDAGGLRLARRKIGMIFQHFNLLASRTVAGNIAFPLELEGWKPKDIKDRVAEMLDVVELSDKAGSYPSQLSGGQKQRVAIARALANRPHVLLSDEATSALDPRTTKSILGLLAGINRLMGLTIVVVTHEMNVIREICSRVAIIESGRIVEQGTVKEIFLNPRSKTAREFLAKLPRTGYDEGAGLPRESGKPVAVLTFDGSAAEAPLISQTIKATGADVNILAGAIDSLYVSRVGTLTVQFGGAPQVIAAAMDMIRAHNVQVEVVWNG